In Pseudomonas sp. Q1-7, the genomic window GGGATCTAGCGCGCAGGATGGGTTGAGGAACGAACCCCATCGATTCCCAGTTCGGCGATGGTCCGGTACTCCGCCAGCAACGCCTCCGCCAGCCGCTTCGCCCGTCCCAACCGGATCGGCCCACTTTCGATATCCACCAGCAGCGCTGGGCACCCCAACGGCTGCAGCGCCGGCCAGTCCTTCAGGCGGCCATCGGTGAGGATCAGCATCCGCTGGGTCTCGGCGGGCTTCTGCCGTTGGCGCCGTTCCAGCCATCGGCCGGCCTGGTGCAGCGCCTCGATCAACGGCGTGCCGCCGCCAGCGCCGAGTTCGGCGAGCCAGTGATGCAGGGCGGGGGACGCCTTGCTGCCCTGCCACAGCCACTGGGGCGCGCGGCCGGTGGCGTGGAGCACGGCGAGACGGGCGCGCTGGCGGTAGGCGGACTCGAACAGCTCGGCCAGCAACCCCTTGGCCTGGCTCAGGGCGCCATGGCGACGGGTGGAGGCGGAGGCGTCCACCAGCACCAGCCAGAGTTCATCGGGGTGTTGGCTACGCGGCACGCGAACC contains:
- a CDS encoding vWA domain-containing protein, with protein sequence MGRTARAGRTHGRTARAATLAKKALSIRPHTVTGAGARPRPGPLGNGRSGARRSGVEGAIQWLPTLLRGRPRKAADLVRVPRSQHPDELWLVLVDASASTRRHGALSQAKGLLAELFESAYRQRARLAVLHATGRAPQWLWQGSKASPALHHWLAELGAGGGTPLIEALHQAGRWLERRQRQKPAETQRMLILTDGRLKDWPALQPLGCPALLVDIESGPIRLGRAKRLAEALLAEYRTIAELGIDGVRSSTHPAR